From a single Marinobacter sp. THAF197a genomic region:
- a CDS encoding 2-isopropylmalate synthase has product MAATDHLVIFDTTLRDGEQSPGATMNKNEKLRIAKVLEKLRVDVIEAGFAIASQGDFDAVKAIAETIKDSTVCSLARALDKDIDRAAEAIRPAASGRIHTFIATSPIHMKHKLQMEPDQVVEQAVRAVKRARSHTDDVEFSCEDAGRSELDFLCRIIEAAIDAGARTINIPDTVGYAIPEQFAETIRQLLNRIPNADKAIFSVHCHNDLGLAVANSLAAVTSGARQVECTINGLGERAGNASLEEIVMAVRTRQDLFNIDTRIDTQHIVPASRLVSTITGFPVQPNKAIVGANAFAHESGIHQDGVLKHRETYEIMRAQDVGWHTNSLVLGKHSGRNAFRTRLLELGIQFDTESELNEAFTRFKALADLKHEIFDEDLQAIASDTRQKDEEGRYGLVCMQVCSETGVVPKAHLTLTMDGKEHSVEAEGSGPVDATFKAIESLVDSACNLQLYSVNNITSGTDAQGEVTVRLERGGRIVNGVGSDTDIIIASAKAYIEALNLIARGGIRQHPQVADV; this is encoded by the coding sequence ATGGCCGCAACTGATCACCTTGTCATTTTTGACACTACTCTTCGTGATGGCGAACAGAGCCCTGGCGCCACCATGAACAAGAACGAGAAGCTGCGTATTGCCAAGGTGCTCGAGAAGCTGCGCGTGGATGTGATAGAGGCCGGCTTCGCGATTGCCAGCCAGGGCGACTTCGATGCGGTCAAAGCCATTGCAGAAACCATCAAGGACTCCACGGTCTGCAGTCTTGCGCGTGCTCTGGACAAGGATATTGATCGTGCGGCGGAGGCCATCCGCCCAGCGGCCAGCGGCCGCATCCATACCTTTATTGCCACCTCGCCAATCCATATGAAGCATAAGCTTCAGATGGAGCCGGACCAGGTGGTGGAGCAGGCGGTTCGGGCGGTAAAGCGCGCTCGAAGCCATACTGATGACGTTGAGTTCTCCTGCGAAGACGCCGGTCGTTCGGAGCTGGATTTCCTGTGCCGAATTATCGAAGCTGCGATTGATGCCGGTGCCCGAACCATTAATATTCCAGACACTGTCGGTTATGCAATCCCCGAGCAGTTCGCTGAAACAATCCGACAGCTATTGAACCGTATCCCCAACGCTGACAAAGCCATTTTTTCCGTCCATTGTCATAATGATCTGGGGCTGGCTGTGGCTAACTCTCTTGCTGCGGTTACCAGTGGTGCCCGCCAGGTGGAGTGCACTATTAACGGTCTGGGTGAGCGTGCCGGTAATGCTTCTCTGGAAGAAATCGTGATGGCTGTGCGCACCCGCCAGGATCTCTTCAATATTGATACTCGAATCGATACCCAGCACATCGTGCCGGCATCCCGGCTTGTGTCGACTATTACCGGTTTTCCGGTACAGCCGAATAAGGCCATTGTGGGCGCCAATGCCTTTGCCCATGAATCCGGCATCCATCAAGATGGCGTACTCAAGCACCGGGAAACCTATGAGATTATGCGCGCCCAGGACGTGGGCTGGCATACCAACAGCCTGGTCCTGGGTAAGCATTCCGGTCGCAACGCCTTCCGTACCCGGTTGCTGGAACTGGGCATTCAGTTCGATACCGAATCTGAGCTCAATGAGGCCTTTACCCGTTTCAAGGCTCTGGCTGATCTGAAGCATGAAATTTTTGATGAAGACCTCCAGGCCATAGCCAGCGACACGCGTCAGAAAGACGAGGAGGGGCGTTATGGTCTCGTCTGCATGCAGGTCTGCTCGGAAACCGGTGTTGTACCCAAGGCTCATCTGACCCTGACCATGGATGGCAAAGAACACTCGGTTGAGGCCGAGGGCAGTGGTCCGGTGGATGCAACGTTCAAGGCAATTGAGTCGCTGGTTGATTCAGCCTGTAATCTCCAGCTGTATTCCGTGAATAATATAACCAGTGGCACCGATGCCCAGGGCGAAGTGACCGTGCGCCTTGAGCGTGGCGGGCGCATTGTCAATGGCGTTGGCTCCGATACTGATATCATCATCGCATCAGCAAAGGCCTATATCGAGGCGTTGAACCTGATTGCGAGAGGCGGTATTCGTCAGCACCCTCAGGTGGCCGATGTCTGA
- the rimI gene encoding ribosomal protein S18-alanine N-acetyltransferase — MSTRVLRQVQNQDLTVRSLVESDLPRVMELECLGYSHPWPVSVFQDCFKPQYRLWALMQGDELVGYAVVNYMVDEAHLLNVCVHPALRGHGAGRYLLRYAVAESIRDGMVQMILEVRQSNEAAASLYASEGFEEIGRRPGYYPDTTGREDARVMVYRFT; from the coding sequence ATGTCGACACGGGTCCTTCGCCAGGTTCAGAATCAGGACCTGACGGTTCGAAGCCTCGTGGAATCCGATCTGCCCCGAGTGATGGAACTGGAATGCCTGGGGTATTCTCACCCTTGGCCGGTGTCTGTGTTCCAGGACTGTTTTAAGCCGCAATATCGACTGTGGGCGCTGATGCAAGGCGATGAGTTGGTCGGTTATGCCGTAGTCAACTATATGGTTGATGAGGCTCACCTCCTGAATGTCTGCGTGCATCCTGCCCTGCGGGGTCACGGAGCAGGCCGTTACTTGTTGCGCTACGCCGTGGCTGAATCGATCCGGGACGGAATGGTACAAATGATTCTGGAAGTCCGACAAAGCAACGAAGCGGCTGCTTCGCTGTACGCCAGCGAGGGATTTGAGGAAATTGGCCGCAGGCCCGGCTACTATCCGGATACCACTGGACGAGAAGATGCCCGCGTAATGGTCTATCGGTTCACCTGA
- the prfC gene encoding peptide chain release factor 3, whose translation MSNLSQEVAKRRTFAIISHPDAGKTTITEKVLLFGQALQKAGTVKGKKSGQHAKSDWMEMEKERGISVTTSVMQFPYGGKLVNLLDTPGHEDFSEDTYRTLTAVDSCLMVIDSAKGVEERTIKLMEVTRLRDTPIITFMNKLDRDTRDPIELMDEVEDVLKIACAPITWPIGMGKSFKGVYHLYRDEVILYQTGQGHTIQEKRVVKGLDNPELDEAIGGYAADLRDEIELVKGASHEFDHEAFLAGQLTPVFFGTALGNFGVDHMLDGLVDWAPAPQGRETDVRKVEPAEDTFSGFVFKIQANMDPQHRDRVAFLRIVSGRYNQGMKARHVRIGKEVRFSDALTFMAGDREHAEEAYAGDIIGLHNHGTIQLGDTFTAGDDMKFTGIPNFAPELFRRIRLKDPLKAKQLQKGLIQLSEEGAVQVFRPMKNNDLIVGAVGVLQFDVVVSRLKSEYKVEAVYEPINVATARWVSCSDERKLDEFQRKNQDNLALDGSDRLAYIAPTMVNLNLAQERYPDIQFHKTREH comes from the coding sequence ATGTCTAACCTATCCCAGGAAGTGGCCAAGCGCCGCACCTTTGCGATTATCTCGCACCCGGATGCCGGTAAAACCACCATTACCGAGAAAGTGCTGCTCTTCGGTCAGGCGCTTCAGAAAGCCGGAACGGTCAAGGGCAAGAAGTCCGGCCAGCACGCAAAGTCTGACTGGATGGAAATGGAAAAAGAGCGGGGTATTTCGGTCACCACCTCCGTGATGCAGTTTCCTTACGGTGGCAAGCTGGTCAACCTGCTGGATACCCCAGGTCACGAAGACTTCTCTGAGGATACCTATCGGACCCTGACGGCGGTTGATTCATGCCTGATGGTTATCGACAGCGCCAAAGGCGTTGAGGAACGTACCATCAAGCTGATGGAAGTTACCCGCCTGCGTGATACGCCAATCATCACCTTCATGAACAAACTGGATCGCGACACCCGGGACCCGATCGAGTTAATGGATGAAGTGGAAGATGTTCTCAAAATTGCCTGCGCCCCCATCACCTGGCCGATTGGCATGGGCAAGAGTTTCAAGGGTGTCTACCACTTGTATCGGGATGAAGTGATCCTCTATCAGACTGGCCAGGGCCACACCATTCAGGAAAAGCGGGTTGTCAAAGGCCTGGATAACCCCGAACTCGATGAAGCGATTGGCGGCTATGCCGCTGACCTGCGCGACGAAATTGAATTGGTTAAGGGTGCGTCTCATGAGTTTGATCATGAGGCATTCCTTGCCGGACAACTAACCCCGGTGTTCTTTGGTACCGCACTCGGTAATTTCGGTGTGGACCATATGCTGGATGGCCTGGTTGACTGGGCACCTGCGCCTCAGGGGCGGGAAACGGATGTACGCAAGGTCGAACCGGCGGAAGATACCTTTTCCGGTTTCGTATTCAAGATCCAGGCAAACATGGACCCACAGCATCGTGACCGGGTCGCGTTCCTGCGTATCGTGTCAGGTCGCTATAATCAGGGTATGAAGGCGCGCCACGTGCGGATTGGTAAAGAGGTGAGGTTCTCCGATGCCCTGACGTTCATGGCGGGTGATCGTGAGCATGCCGAAGAAGCCTATGCCGGGGATATCATTGGCCTGCATAACCACGGCACCATCCAGTTGGGTGATACCTTCACCGCAGGCGACGACATGAAGTTCACCGGTATTCCCAACTTCGCACCGGAGTTGTTCCGTCGTATCCGGCTCAAGGACCCTCTCAAGGCCAAGCAGCTGCAGAAGGGGCTGATTCAGCTCTCGGAAGAGGGTGCTGTCCAGGTGTTCCGGCCGATGAAGAACAACGATCTGATCGTGGGTGCGGTAGGTGTGCTGCAGTTTGATGTGGTGGTGAGTCGTCTCAAGAGTGAATACAAGGTCGAGGCTGTTTATGAGCCGATCAACGTCGCCACAGCGCGTTGGGTGAGTTGCAGTGATGAGCGCAAGCTGGATGAATTCCAGCGCAAGAACCAGGACAACCTGGCGCTCGATGGCAGTGACCGCCTGGCCTATATTGCCCCAACGATGGTTAACCTGAATCTGGCTCAGGAGCGTTATCCTGATATCCAGTTCCATAAAACCCGGGAACACTAA
- a CDS encoding TatD family hydrolase — MQLVDAHCHFDFPEFDGVRDQVLDTARARGVEALVVPGVRRVDWDRVEALASPARGLWYCLGIHPWFVGEHSEQDLAVLEARLSARPEGCVGLGECGLDALHGDLAAQLPWFQAQIDIAAKLALPLVIHSVRSHDQVHGLLRSSGWSGRALVHGFSGSYQQARKLVDLGCFIGVGGVITHERARKTRDAIARLPLEALVLETDAPDMSPAGVEKGQNSPVYLLNVAQALAELRGGPVEAVAETLYDNVQRLYGWR; from the coding sequence ATGCAGCTGGTCGATGCCCATTGTCATTTCGATTTCCCCGAATTTGACGGGGTTCGCGATCAGGTTCTGGATACGGCCAGGGCTCGGGGTGTGGAGGCGCTGGTGGTTCCGGGGGTACGCAGGGTGGATTGGGATCGGGTTGAGGCGCTGGCGTCCCCGGCGCGCGGGCTCTGGTATTGTCTTGGTATTCATCCCTGGTTCGTTGGCGAGCACAGCGAGCAGGACCTGGCGGTTCTGGAAGCTCGGCTTTCGGCCCGGCCCGAGGGCTGCGTGGGGCTTGGTGAGTGTGGTCTTGATGCCCTTCACGGCGATCTCGCTGCACAATTGCCGTGGTTCCAGGCGCAGATCGACATCGCAGCCAAGCTGGCCTTGCCTCTGGTCATTCATTCGGTGCGCAGCCATGATCAGGTGCATGGCCTGCTGCGATCGTCCGGGTGGTCCGGCAGGGCCCTGGTTCACGGGTTTTCCGGCAGCTACCAGCAAGCCAGGAAACTGGTAGATCTGGGCTGTTTTATCGGTGTGGGTGGTGTGATCACCCACGAACGGGCCCGTAAAACCCGCGATGCCATTGCGCGGTTGCCCCTGGAGGCGCTGGTGCTTGAGACCGACGCGCCGGACATGTCGCCGGCCGGTGTGGAAAAGGGGCAGAATTCCCCGGTGTACCTGCTGAATGTTGCGCAAGCGCTGGCGGAGCTTCGGGGCGGGCCGGTCGAGGCAGTCGCAGAAACCCTGTATGACAACGTCCAACGGCTATACGGTTGGCGCTGA
- the rplM gene encoding 50S ribosomal protein L13 — protein MKTLSAKPETVKRDWYVVDAAGKTLGRLSTEIALRLRGKHKPEYTPHVDTGDYIVVINASQVKVTGKKASAKMYYSHTGFPGGIKSINFEKLVDKAPEQIIQKAVKGMLPKGPLGRAMFKKLKVYAGAEHAHAAQQPKELDI, from the coding sequence ATGAAGACTCTGAGTGCGAAACCAGAAACAGTAAAACGTGACTGGTACGTTGTAGACGCAGCCGGCAAGACGCTGGGTCGTCTGTCAACCGAAATCGCCCTTCGTCTGCGGGGCAAGCATAAGCCTGAGTATACCCCTCACGTGGACACTGGCGACTACATCGTTGTTATCAATGCCAGCCAGGTGAAGGTTACCGGCAAAAAGGCATCAGCAAAAATGTATTACAGCCATACCGGCTTTCCGGGTGGAATCAAATCCATCAACTTCGAGAAGCTGGTTGACAAGGCTCCCGAGCAAATCATTCAGAAGGCCGTAAAAGGCATGCTTCCGAAGGGCCCGCTCGGCCGCGCCATGTTCAAGAAGCTGAAAGTGTACGCAGGCGCTGAGCATGCTCATGCCGCCCAGCAGCCCAAAGAACTCGACATCTAA
- the rpsI gene encoding 30S ribosomal protein S9 has translation MSVAQNYGTGRRKSSTARVFIKPGSGNISINGRTIEDFFGRETLRMIVRQPLVVAESADRFDITITVKGGGISGQAGAIRHGLTRALMEYDETLRPALRKAGYVTRDARKVERKKVGLRKARKRPQYSKR, from the coding sequence ATGTCTGTAGCACAAAATTACGGTACTGGTCGCCGCAAATCATCCACGGCTCGCGTCTTTATCAAGCCGGGTAGCGGTAACATCTCCATTAACGGTCGCACCATCGAAGATTTCTTCGGTCGTGAAACTCTCCGCATGATCGTTCGTCAGCCGCTGGTTGTTGCCGAGTCTGCTGATCGCTTCGACATCACCATCACGGTAAAAGGTGGTGGTATCAGCGGCCAGGCCGGCGCCATTCGCCACGGTCTGACTCGTGCGCTGATGGAATACGACGAAACTCTGCGCCCTGCGCTGCGTAAAGCGGGTTATGTTACCCGTGATGCTCGTAAGGTTGAGCGTAAGAAGGTTGGTCTGCGCAAGGCGCGTAAGCGTCCTCAGTACTCCAAGCGTTAA
- the petA gene encoding ubiquinol-cytochrome c reductase iron-sulfur subunit, translated as MSNGDVNQGRRRFLIGATSVVGGVGVVGAAVPFVASWNPSAKAEAAGAPVTVSVDKIEPGQQITVEWRGKPVWIIRRTEEMLENIEQLTPRMKDPESEESSQQPAYISGAQRSLRPEFIVLVGICTHLGCVPSYRPEIAPADLGSEWLGGLFCPCHGSRFDLSGRVFANQPAPLNLEVPPYRFDDDATMTVGLDPEAA; from the coding sequence ATGAGTAATGGCGACGTGAACCAAGGTCGACGCCGGTTTCTGATCGGCGCAACGTCCGTGGTGGGTGGTGTCGGCGTCGTCGGTGCAGCGGTTCCTTTCGTGGCGTCCTGGAATCCCAGTGCGAAAGCGGAAGCGGCCGGTGCGCCGGTAACCGTAAGTGTCGACAAAATCGAGCCGGGTCAGCAAATTACCGTCGAGTGGCGGGGTAAGCCGGTGTGGATTATCCGGCGTACCGAGGAGATGCTTGAGAACATCGAGCAACTGACTCCGAGAATGAAAGATCCTGAATCTGAAGAATCGAGTCAGCAGCCTGCTTATATCAGCGGCGCTCAGCGGTCCCTCAGGCCGGAGTTTATTGTCCTGGTTGGTATCTGTACCCACCTGGGCTGTGTTCCGAGCTACCGTCCTGAGATAGCTCCTGCGGACCTGGGCAGCGAATGGCTCGGCGGTTTGTTCTGCCCGTGCCACGGTTCCCGATTCGACTTGTCCGGTCGTGTGTTCGCCAATCAGCCGGCTCCGCTGAACCTTGAGGTTCCGCCGTATCGGTTTGATGACGATGCGACCATGACTGTTGGTCTTGATCCGGAGGCAGCGTAA
- a CDS encoding cytochrome b, whose amino-acid sequence MNKLISWVDERLPIVDAWNKHLAKYYAPKNFNVWYFFGSLAMLVLVNQLVTGIWLTMSYNPSAEGAFASVEYIMRDVEWGWLLRYLHSTGASAFFVVVYLHMFRGLMYGSYQKPRELIWIFGMLIYLVLMAEAFMGYLLPWGQMSYWGAQVIVNLFGAIPVIGEDLSLWIRGDYLISGITLNRFFALHVVALPIVLLGLVVLHILALHEVGSNNPDGIDIKKNKDENGIPKDGIPFHPYYTVHDLLGVAVFFFIFFIVVFYFPEMGGLFLEKPNFEPANNLKTPEHIAPVWYFTPFYAMLRAVTVDLFGLDAKFWGVVVMGAAIAILFVLPWLDKSPVRSIRYKGWMSKVALAIFVVSFVVLGYLGIVPATEGRTIVAQILTVLYFLYFILMPFYTRMEKTKPVPERVTG is encoded by the coding sequence ATGAACAAACTCATTAGTTGGGTAGACGAGCGTCTGCCGATTGTCGATGCCTGGAACAAACACCTGGCAAAGTATTACGCGCCGAAAAACTTCAACGTGTGGTACTTCTTCGGTTCCCTTGCCATGCTGGTTCTGGTTAACCAGTTGGTCACCGGTATCTGGCTGACCATGAGCTACAACCCATCTGCAGAAGGCGCCTTTGCTTCTGTGGAATACATTATGCGCGATGTGGAGTGGGGCTGGCTGTTGCGCTACCTGCACTCTACCGGTGCCTCTGCGTTCTTCGTGGTGGTCTACCTGCATATGTTCCGAGGTCTGATGTACGGCTCGTACCAGAAGCCGCGTGAGTTGATCTGGATCTTCGGCATGTTGATCTACCTGGTGCTGATGGCTGAAGCTTTCATGGGCTACCTGTTGCCCTGGGGTCAGATGTCTTACTGGGGTGCCCAGGTTATTGTTAACCTGTTTGGTGCTATTCCGGTGATCGGTGAAGATCTGTCTCTGTGGATTCGTGGCGACTACCTGATTTCAGGTATTACCCTGAACCGCTTCTTCGCCCTGCACGTGGTTGCATTGCCGATCGTACTGTTGGGTCTGGTTGTCCTGCACATTCTTGCTCTGCACGAAGTGGGTTCCAACAACCCTGACGGCATTGATATCAAGAAGAACAAGGATGAAAACGGTATTCCCAAAGACGGCATTCCGTTCCACCCATACTACACCGTGCATGACCTGCTGGGTGTGGCGGTCTTCTTCTTCATCTTCTTTATCGTGGTGTTTTACTTCCCGGAAATGGGTGGCTTGTTCCTTGAGAAGCCAAACTTTGAACCGGCAAACAATTTGAAGACACCAGAGCACATTGCGCCGGTGTGGTACTTCACCCCGTTCTACGCCATGTTGCGGGCGGTGACCGTCGACCTGTTCGGTCTGGACGCCAAGTTCTGGGGCGTGGTTGTGATGGGGGCGGCAATTGCCATCCTGTTCGTGCTGCCATGGCTCGACAAGAGCCCGGTACGGTCTATCCGCTACAAGGGTTGGATGAGCAAGGTTGCCCTGGCAATCTTCGTGGTGAGCTTTGTTGTGCTGGGTTATCTGGGTATTGTTCCGGCAACTGAGGGCCGCACGATTGTCGCTCAGATCCTGACGGTGCTGTACTTCCTGTACTTCATTCTCATGCCGTTCTATACGCGCATGGAAAAAACCAAACCAGTACCAGAGAGGGTGACAGGATAA
- a CDS encoding cytochrome c1 produces the protein MRKLIFGLFIAILPALGLAAGPSGPLDTMKPDHTNKESLQRGVALFTNYCMGCHSMEYARYKRVSDDLEIPAELYEENLIFTGAKIGELMQISMGKDMAAGWFGAPPPDLTLVTRVRGESWVYSYLRGFYKDDSRPLGVNNVVFDNVGMPHVMVEMQGLCAVEPRIGVGASVEPLSGNINNADVCPEYAIEGNMSAADFDRAMWDLTNFMSYMGDPVKVERERLGIFVLIFVAIFFIFAYLLNREYWKDVH, from the coding sequence ATGAGAAAGCTGATTTTTGGTCTTTTCATCGCGATCCTGCCGGCCCTCGGGCTGGCGGCGGGCCCCTCAGGTCCTCTGGATACCATGAAGCCGGATCACACCAATAAGGAATCCTTGCAGCGGGGCGTGGCTCTGTTCACTAACTATTGCATGGGCTGCCACTCCATGGAGTACGCTCGTTACAAGCGGGTGTCTGACGACCTGGAGATTCCGGCCGAGCTTTACGAGGAGAACCTGATCTTCACCGGCGCCAAGATCGGCGAACTGATGCAGATCTCCATGGGTAAGGACATGGCCGCAGGCTGGTTCGGTGCTCCGCCACCTGACCTGACTCTGGTTACCCGTGTGCGTGGTGAGTCCTGGGTTTACTCATACCTTCGTGGTTTCTACAAAGACGATTCCCGTCCGCTGGGGGTAAACAACGTGGTGTTCGACAACGTTGGTATGCCGCATGTGATGGTAGAAATGCAGGGGCTGTGTGCTGTGGAGCCGCGTATTGGCGTTGGCGCTTCGGTAGAGCCGCTCAGTGGCAACATCAACAATGCCGATGTGTGCCCGGAGTATGCGATTGAAGGCAACATGTCAGCAGCAGACTTCGACCGCGCCATGTGGGACTTGACCAACTTCATGTCCTACATGGGTGACCCGGTGAAGGTTGAGCGTGAGCGTCTGGGGATTTTCGTGCTGATCTTTGTGGCGATCTTCTTCATCTTTGCGTACCTGCTTAACCGCGAGTACTGGAAAGACGTGCACTAA
- a CDS encoding glutathione S-transferase N-terminal domain-containing protein produces the protein MGVVTKRSSMTFFSDPASHYSHRVRIVLAEKGVTVDIVDVDPDNPPGELADLNPYNALPTLVDRDLVLYEPNIMMEYLDERFPHPPLLPVYPVARANSRLMIHRIQKDWCGLVDQILAQPTGKAADAARKELKESLLATAPLFAEMPFFLSEEFTIVDCCIAPILWRLPALGIDLSDKQAKPIQKYMDSIFAREGFKASLSDLEEDIRS, from the coding sequence ATGGGCGTTGTGACCAAGCGGTCATCAATGACGTTTTTCTCGGATCCGGCCAGCCATTACAGCCACCGTGTTCGCATTGTTTTGGCTGAAAAGGGTGTAACCGTAGATATCGTAGACGTGGATCCGGACAACCCGCCCGGAGAATTGGCGGATCTGAATCCGTATAACGCCCTGCCTACTCTGGTGGACCGGGATCTCGTTCTGTACGAGCCCAACATCATGATGGAGTACCTGGACGAGCGTTTTCCGCACCCGCCACTGTTGCCGGTGTACCCGGTTGCGCGGGCCAACAGCCGCTTGATGATCCACCGTATTCAGAAAGATTGGTGCGGCCTGGTTGACCAGATTCTGGCGCAACCGACTGGCAAGGCGGCCGATGCGGCCCGAAAAGAACTGAAAGAGAGCCTCCTGGCAACAGCACCTCTGTTCGCGGAAATGCCGTTCTTCCTGTCAGAAGAGTTTACGATTGTGGATTGCTGCATCGCTCCGATTCTCTGGCGCTTGCCTGCGCTGGGAATTGATCTGAGTGACAAGCAGGCCAAGCCTATTCAGAAATACATGGACAGCATCTTTGCCCGGGAAGGTTTCAAGGCAAGCCTTTCAGACCTGGAAGAAGACATCCGAAGCTGA
- a CDS encoding ClpXP protease specificity-enhancing factor, which translates to MTSSRPYLVRSLNEWILDNDCTPYIVVDAGVQGVQVPTEHVANGQIVLNISPGAVRGLVIGNGALEFSARFGGVPMQVFIPLQAVMAIYAKENGEGMVFGSEPGSPDPDGGADGDAPADRRSDERPSGRPTLKVVK; encoded by the coding sequence ATGACGTCTAGCCGTCCATACCTGGTGCGATCCCTGAATGAGTGGATTCTGGATAACGACTGTACTCCCTACATCGTGGTCGATGCCGGTGTACAGGGCGTTCAGGTGCCCACAGAACACGTGGCCAACGGCCAGATCGTCCTGAATATCAGTCCCGGCGCGGTAAGGGGGCTGGTGATCGGCAATGGCGCGCTTGAGTTCAGTGCCCGCTTTGGCGGGGTGCCCATGCAGGTGTTTATCCCGTTGCAGGCCGTGATGGCTATCTACGCCAAGGAAAATGGTGAGGGGATGGTGTTCGGCAGTGAGCCGGGTTCACCGGACCCTGATGGCGGAGCGGATGGAGATGCGCCGGCTGACAGGCGATCCGATGAGCGCCCGAGTGGGCGACCAACCCTGAAAGTGGTGAAGTAA
- a CDS encoding D-sedoheptulose-7-phosphate isomerase gives MTDTAQKINQWFANHMEQTAQAASTAGPDIEDVADAFVNTLLQDGKLIACANGNANILAQYFCTALLNRFEQDRPALPAINLGADATTYSAICRDNRFNDTFSRQVRAIGKPGDLLFVIVDDGHKANLIQAIQAAHDREMQVVVLSAREKSDITSLMHPEDHEIALNDLAPHEATPLMLLIINTLCDLVDHKLFGG, from the coding sequence ATGACCGACACCGCACAAAAGATTAACCAGTGGTTTGCCAACCACATGGAACAGACTGCCCAGGCCGCCAGTACTGCTGGGCCGGATATCGAGGACGTGGCAGATGCCTTTGTGAATACCCTGCTGCAGGACGGCAAACTGATCGCCTGCGCCAATGGCAACGCCAATATCCTGGCCCAGTATTTCTGCACGGCACTGCTGAATCGCTTTGAGCAGGACCGGCCGGCACTGCCCGCCATCAACCTCGGTGCGGATGCCACAACCTATTCGGCCATATGCAGGGATAACCGGTTCAACGACACCTTCTCCCGACAGGTTCGTGCCATCGGCAAACCCGGTGACCTTCTGTTTGTCATTGTCGATGACGGCCACAAGGCCAACCTCATCCAGGCGATCCAGGCCGCCCACGACCGGGAGATGCAGGTGGTCGTTCTGAGTGCCCGGGAAAAGTCAGACATCACCTCGCTAATGCACCCGGAAGACCATGAAATTGCACTGAATGATCTGGCACCCCATGAAGCCACCCCGTTGATGTTGCTGATCATCAACACCCTGTGCGACCTGGTTGACCACAAACTGTTTGGCGGATAA
- a CDS encoding YraN family protein, whose translation MEGKRAIGNHYEGVAARYLVKNGITILEQNVYNRGGELDLIGRDGDTLVFFEVRYRGDGSLVDPAGSITYGKQRRLLRAASYYLHRHGLWNIASRIDVVAIMPGTVRKYRVQWIKNAIQAE comes from the coding sequence ATGGAAGGCAAACGCGCCATTGGAAATCATTACGAAGGGGTGGCCGCCCGCTATCTGGTGAAAAACGGTATTACCATTCTGGAACAGAACGTCTACAACCGGGGCGGAGAACTTGACCTGATTGGCCGGGACGGCGATACCCTGGTGTTCTTCGAGGTTCGCTATCGCGGCGATGGCAGCCTGGTCGATCCAGCAGGCTCCATAACGTATGGCAAGCAGCGACGACTGCTCCGGGCTGCCTCTTATTACCTGCACAGGCATGGTTTGTGGAACATCGCCTCCAGAATTGACGTCGTCGCGATCATGCCGGGTACGGTGCGCAAATACCGGGTACAATGGATCAAAAATGCAATCCAGGCAGAATAA